The genome window cagcagtttgagcaacagtagctcgtctgttggatcggatcacacgggccagccttggctggttcaccactgttccttccttggaccatttttgatagatactgaccactgcagaccgggaacaccccacaatagctgcagttttatagatgctctgatccagtcgtctagcagTCACactcttgtcaaactcgctcaaatccttacacttgcccatttttcctgcttctaacacctcaactttgaggacaaaatgttcacctgctgcctaatatatcccacccactaacaggtgccatgatgagatcatcagtgttattcacctgtcactgctcataatgttatgcctaatcggtgTACACCGAATCATCATGTTCCTTTGCATATCAGCACGTGTTTCATGAAGAAGTAAGATTTTATGATGATGAATAAAACATAGTTGTTGTCAAGTTATACAGTAACTACTTCCTTATTTTCTATAGAAATAAGCTGCCTAATCTTTATAAGAACATACAAGAAAATAGGTAGTATTACTTtgtaaacatgaataaaatggtTACAGAATGAATAACTATAAATTATAGTAATTATCGCCAAGAATGATTTAAAATGAAGACCAAAGTGCAGGGGTGGAACAAAAGGGACAatgttgatcagtgattgattgttaggaataatggtgatcagtgattggttgttaggaacaatagtgatcagtgattggttgttaggaacaatagtgatcagtgattggtcattggatTGTTCGGGACATTTATTTCTCATGCAAATAAAATAGATggattcttttgtttttcacaatACAATTTTATTAGCCCCGCCTTGACCCCAGCCGTCAGTTAACAGCAGTCACCACAGGACCTTCACTGACCAGGTGTAGGAACATGAGCTGACATTTTCTTTATCTCTTCCCTTCTCCTAGCTGTTTGTTTGGGTCAGTATGAATTTAAAGACCAGTACCTCGACACAGCAGACTTCACACTGACCCTAAAAGATTTCTGGCTGAGAAAACGAGAAGGATCCTGGGAGCTAAAACGGCCCACGTCATCAAATCCGAATACAAAGACAAGGGCACAGGATGTGTGCACCAATTACAGAGAGATCACTGATGTGCTTCACATCAGAGCTGAGCTCATGTCTATCATGGGCATTTATGCAGAACCCACCACAGACTCCTGCGATAAAGACGTTCATGCTGAGTTTGAAAAGTGGCTGCAGGATATGAACCTGGAGTGTTTTGCGGAGTACACCACTGTAAGGTGTTCTTATGCGCTGGAGTGCGAAGTGGAGGACCAAAGAGTCCGGGTCGATCTGGATCAGGCCGATTTTGGCTACTGCGTTGGAGAGATTGAAGTTCTTGTTTCGGAAGGGGTTGAGACGGCGTCTACGATGCAGAGTATCGAGAAGACGGCTCAAAAATTAGGTAACTGAAGAGTAGTGAGCTTGTGTTGAATAATGTTTGTATGATATACTGTAATAATCAACAATGCATTGATATTATTATTGACAATTGATATAATTATTGATATTGCAAATTATGGTCATTCCCAGTGCAGATGCAGAATTCCTAGTATAGCCAGTCCAGTCATATTTGGAAAGCAGCATAAGGACAATAAATGCGGGGTTTTTTTCTTCGTTTAACCAAATTCACCACCTGAGAGCCAGTTGGCAGACAGAACTGGCACTGCCGcctgcagaaaataaaatatgtctAAAATTAGGGAAAAAATCTAAATAGATAGTGCCAAGATTTGATTATATGTATGATCACAAACcattaaaaaactattaaaagaCAAGACCCAAATCCAATATGTGGCATTTGCATAATGTTTTCTGACCATATTTATTAAGTGACCATTACGATAATACGGTGTATGTCAGGGATGTCCGATCTGATCCGCAAATGGCCAGTgcaggtgcaggttttcattccagtcagGCAGAAACCACACCTGTTTAATCAagtgatcttggctttcagtagactcaggtgtagcTTGTgatcagttggaatgaaaacccatGCTGACTTGAATATTGTAGATTTTATAGCAGATAATCATTATACTTATTAGAGAGTATAGGAGGCTCCATGTTACGGTAGTTCAGTGGTTATGACCAGAAGGTTGTTAGTTCAAACCTCACTGCTGCCACTGAAGTGCTTAGTTATATAAATGACATTAAGTTGCTTGGGATAAGAGaattttcctttattttccttAGATACTCGTAAATCATACCAGATAGAGGAATGTGTTTA of Hemibagrus wyckioides isolate EC202008001 linkage group LG23, SWU_Hwy_1.0, whole genome shotgun sequence contains these proteins:
- the thtpa gene encoding thiamine-triphosphatase isoform X1; the protein is MGLHEALSEDIIIINRVMHVEVERKFVCDSHILEKLKDIGAVCLGQYEFKDQYLDTADFTLTLKDFWLRKREGSWELKRPTSSNPNTKTRAQDVCTNYREITDVLHIRAELMSIMGIYAEPTTDSCDKDVHAEFEKWLQDMNLECFAEYTTVRCSYALECEVEDQRVRVDLDQADFGYCVGEIEVLVSEGVETASTMQSIEKTAQKLGLGGEQKAQGKMEVYLQRFRPDHYAALLKAHVL
- the thtpa gene encoding thiamine-triphosphatase isoform X2, which translates into the protein MHVEVERKFVCDSHILEKLKDIGAVCLGQYEFKDQYLDTADFTLTLKDFWLRKREGSWELKRPTSSNPNTKTRAQDVCTNYREITDVLHIRAELMSIMGIYAEPTTDSCDKDVHAEFEKWLQDMNLECFAEYTTVRCSYALECEVEDQRVRVDLDQADFGYCVGEIEVLVSEGVETASTMQSIEKTAQKLGLGGEQKAQGKMEVYLQRFRPDHYAALLKAHVL